The Paenibacillus sp. FSL R7-0345 DNA segment GTAAGCATCTGGACGGCTTGAAGCAGCGCTGTGATATTCTGAATGAACGCAGATACCGCAAGCTGCATTATACAGCTCCAGGTACAGACCTGACGCTTGAGCTGCCTGAAGGGCATATCTGGTGTCAGGCCGGTGCGGTTAATGGACGCGGGGTCCCTTTCCTCGCCAACATCCCGACTGAAGAAGTTTTCACCGCTCCGCTCAAGACCGGCGCGAGCGGCAAAGTCAGCAGCACCAAGCCTCTCAGCTACGGCGGCAACATTATTGACCGCTTCACGCTTACGCTTGAGAATGGTAAAGTAACTGACTTTACCGCTGAAGTCGGCTATGAAGCGCTGGCTTCGCTGCTCGCAATGGACGAAGGCGCAGCATATTTCGGCGAAGTGGCTCTGGTGCCTTATCATTCGCCGATCTCCGAAAGCGGCATTCTCTACTTCACAACCTTGTACGACGAGAATGCTTCCTGTCATCTGGCGCTTGGAGCGGCTTACGCCTTCACCCTCCAGGACGGCATCCATATGACCAAGGAGCAGCTGGCTGAGCATGGAATGAACCATAGCCTAACTCATGTAGACTTTATGATGGGCTCACCGGAGATGAATATCGACGGTATCACGGATGACGGCGAGATTGAACCGATTTTCCGCGCCGGAAACTGGGCCTAAAACAATAGTATTTATAAAAAGCCCTCTGCCATTTTTCAATGGCAGAGGGCTTTTTGCTTAAATTTTAACTTTTGTTCAACTTTTATTCACAATATCGTTGAATTTTATTCACAAATATGTCACAATACAAATGAGGATTGTATTGCCAATTCTTAGATATATCTATATTAGGAGGGAACACTATGAAAGAGTCACTGTCCCAGGAACCGGAGCACACAGAGAATGTGCGCACCAAGGTACAGCCACCGACAGACGCAAGCATCGTAGCCTCCAACGCAATCAAATACACAGCCTACATCATGCTTTTATTCGGTTTCCTTTATTTCCTGATTGCCTACCTGGCCCCCATGTTGTAGTGCTGATTCCTTATATAATCGGATTAGAAAGCGCTTACCGGGATGTTCTGCAGGCCATGACCGGCCATCAGGAGCATCCCTCATTTTTTTTAGATCGACAATACTTTATTAATCCAGGCTTTGGCCGCTGGGGTCCATGTATCTTTCATCGCCTTCTGCAGCCAGGCTGCCGCCTCTTCGCGAGATCCGGCAAATCGGTGTACATCATTCGCCTGCATCCAGTGTCCGGCTGTTTCAAAGGAAGTGCTGTTCCAGCCGTTGACTTCCCCGTCTGCATTCAACTTTGCTCTGACTCCGGAGATCACGATATCTGCAGTACCCTGCAGTTCATTAAGTGCATTGTCAAAAGCTGTCTTCATAAGAAGCTTAATCCCTGGTCCGCATGCATCCGATTCCGGCAATGAACGAATCGATCAGCCGGGTGAGGCTGTCCTCCAGATCCAGCGGCATTCCGAAGCCGCCTTTGTTTCTGAGTGTGGCGAAGCCGTGCAGGATACTTCTTAGACCCCTGACCGCATGCAGTTCGCCGGTGCTGCCCAACTCATAGCCGGACAACACACTGATAATTAACTGGAGGGGCCTGTTGCCAGCTTCTTCAAGCCCGGCATCCCCCTCCTCCGGAGCCTGCAGTGTCGTTTCATACAGTCCGGGCCGCTGCTGAGCGAAGGCAACGTAGGCCCTGCTTATCGCATGGACTGCCGCCCCGCCGCTGACTCCTTCCAATGAGGCTGACATTACAGTATAGAGCTGCTGAAGACCATATATAGCCAGCAGTGTGCGCAGTTCCTTGAGCCCTTTAACATGATTATAAAGGGACGGGGAACGCACGCCCAGCTTAGCCGCCAGCAGGGCAAGCGTAACCCCCTCCATGCCGTGTTCATCGGCCAATTCCGCTGCTGCAAGCACCAGAGTACGCGTATCCAGTCCGGCTCTGGGCGACATTTAGCTTCTCCCCTTTTGCAAGGCTTGCTGTGCTTTTAGAATTGCCTGCTTCATCTCTAAGGCAGGTTCCGTCAGCATATTGCCATGCCCTACCGCCAGAATAGCCGGGGACAGCTCTGCAAGCTTGATGGCGCTCTCTACAGCCAGTTCTTTGTTCCAGGTAGCCATTGCCGGAAAAGGGAACAGCGCGACTAAGGTGCCTGCTACAGCTGTCCTGCGGAAAGTCTGATAAGCATCTCCCGCGATCACTGCCCCGCTGCGCTGATCTATAAAAGACATCGAACCCGGAGTATGGCCTGGTGTACTGATTGCCTGCAGCGATCCAATGTGATCACCTTCATGCAGGAGAACGTCGGGCACGGTTCTAATCTTCTTAGGCACCGAGCCTTTAAGAGGCATTTGCGGTTCCTCTGCCCTTAACGACCGGTCCCCTCTTAACAGAGAGGCATCCCGCTCGGAGATATAAACCTTGGCTGCCGGGAGCCGCTTCTTCAGCTCATCCAACGCCCCCACATGATCGCCGTGGGCATGTGTCAGGACAATCCGCGTAAGAGGCTTCTGCAGTTTCTCAGCCGCTGTCATAATCCCTTTTACACTGATCGGCATCCCCGCATCAATGAGGGTAAGCTCATTATCCTCCATAACAAGGTAACCATTAACGGGAAAGAAATCCGGAAACCAGGTAAGCTGCAGCAAATTT contains these protein-coding regions:
- a CDS encoding MBL fold metallo-hydrolase, whose translation is MRLTQIGNLLQLTWFPDFFPVNGYLVMEDNELTLIDAGMPISVKGIMTAAEKLQKPLTRIVLTHAHGDHVGALDELKKRLPAAKVYISERDASLLRGDRSLRAEEPQMPLKGSVPKKIRTVPDVLLHEGDHIGSLQAISTPGHTPGSMSFIDQRSGAVIAGDAYQTFRRTAVAGTLVALFPFPAMATWNKELAVESAIKLAELSPAILAVGHGNMLTEPALEMKQAILKAQQALQKGRS
- a CDS encoding aminopeptidase — its product is MLDFKQKLENYALLAVKIGVNVQPGQTLVVNADIVSAELVRLIVRQAYEAGAKLVKVNYSDELVTRTRYELAPADSFLEPPKWHADELEDLGRNGAAFLNVVSTNPDLLNGIEASRIADNQRTAGTAMAPYREMLMSNQISWSIVAYPSVSWAAKVFPDAAPDEQVDLLWDAIFKAVRADQENPVEAWSKHLDGLKQRCDILNERRYRKLHYTAPGTDLTLELPEGHIWCQAGAVNGRGVPFLANIPTEEVFTAPLKTGASGKVSSTKPLSYGGNIIDRFTLTLENGKVTDFTAEVGYEALASLLAMDEGAAYFGEVALVPYHSPISESGILYFTTLYDENASCHLALGAAYAFTLQDGIHMTKEQLAEHGMNHSLTHVDFMMGSPEMNIDGITDDGEIEPIFRAGNWA
- a CDS encoding WHG domain-containing protein, which codes for MSPRAGLDTRTLVLAAAELADEHGMEGVTLALLAAKLGVRSPSLYNHVKGLKELRTLLAIYGLQQLYTVMSASLEGVSGGAAVHAISRAYVAFAQQRPGLYETTLQAPEEGDAGLEEAGNRPLQLIISVLSGYELGSTGELHAVRGLRSILHGFATLRNKGGFGMPLDLEDSLTRLIDSFIAGIGCMRTRD